A window of Microbacterium sp. BK668 genomic DNA:
CCCCGACCCTCGTCGCGAACTACCTGCCCGAGGATCTGGAGATCATCCTGCACACCGAGAACGGGCTGCTCGGCATGGGGCCGGCGCCCGAGCCCGACCGGGTCGATCCCGATCTGATCAACGCGGGGAAGCAGGCCGTCACGGCGCTTCCCGGAGCCGCGTACTTCCACCACGCGGACTCGTTCGGCATGATGCGCGGCGGGCACCTGGACGTCTGCGTGCTGGGTGCCTTCCAGGTGAGTCAGACGGGTGACCTCGCGAACTGGTCGACGGGCGCGCCCGGTGCGATCCCCGCCGTCGGCGGCGCGATGGACCTCGCGATCGGCGCGAAGGCGGTCTACGTCATGACCGACCTCCTGACCAAGACCGGCGAGTCCAAGCTCGTCGCCGAGTGCAGCTACCCGCTGACGGGCGTCGGCTGCGTGACCCGCGTCTACACGGATCACGCCGTCTTCGATGTCACGCCCGACGGCTTCGCCGTCCGTGAGGCCTTCGGCGACAACACCGTCGAATCCCTCGCCCAGCTGACCGGACTGACGCTCGTCTCGGTCGGTGAGCGAGCGCAGCCGGACCGAACGCAAGGAGCCTGATATGACCGCTTCGTATGTCTACGACGCCGTGCGCACGCCGTTCGGCCGTGCGGGCGGAGCTCTCTCGGGCGTCCGGC
This region includes:
- a CDS encoding 3-oxoacid CoA-transferase subunit B, yielding MSTRIAREELAARIAADIAEGSYVNLGIGAPTLVANYLPEDLEIILHTENGLLGMGPAPEPDRVDPDLINAGKQAVTALPGAAYFHHADSFGMMRGGHLDVCVLGAFQVSQTGDLANWSTGAPGAIPAVGGAMDLAIGAKAVYVMTDLLTKTGESKLVAECSYPLTGVGCVTRVYTDHAVFDVTPDGFAVREAFGDNTVESLAQLTGLTLVSVGERAQPDRTQGA